In one window of Skermanella rosea DNA:
- a CDS encoding tyrosine recombinase XerC, translating into MARPAGVIGFSCAEDVTAAIAAWRRWLEMEKRVSRHTLTAYTADLSGFLEFLTGYHGRPPALNDLSAARLMDFRAWLARQAADGLGTASRARALSGIRNFFRWLDRSGRMHNAAVGLIRAPKLPDRLPKPLTVADAAALLPNAEAWANEPWVGKRDRALFTLLYGCGLRIDEALSLNRRDMPADDTLMVTGKGSKQRMVPVLPVVRDALAEYVAACPYALPADGPLFVGVRGGRLRAGIAQKQMREIRHLMGLPDTATPHALRHSFATHLLADGSDLRAIQDLLGHASLSSTQRYTEVDADQMLGVYESAHPRARRKPAGD; encoded by the coding sequence ATGGCTCGACCTGCCGGAGTAATCGGCTTCTCCTGCGCCGAGGACGTCACGGCGGCGATCGCCGCGTGGCGCCGCTGGCTGGAGATGGAGAAGCGCGTCTCGCGCCACACGCTGACGGCGTACACCGCCGATCTGTCGGGATTCCTGGAATTCCTGACCGGGTATCATGGCCGCCCGCCGGCGCTGAACGACCTCAGCGCCGCCCGGCTGATGGATTTCCGCGCCTGGCTGGCCCGCCAGGCGGCGGATGGCCTGGGCACGGCGAGCCGGGCGCGGGCGCTGTCGGGCATCCGCAACTTCTTCCGCTGGCTCGACCGCAGCGGACGGATGCACAACGCCGCGGTCGGCTTGATCCGGGCGCCCAAGCTGCCCGACCGGCTGCCCAAGCCCCTCACGGTGGCCGACGCCGCGGCATTGCTGCCCAACGCCGAGGCCTGGGCCAACGAGCCCTGGGTCGGCAAGCGCGACCGCGCGCTGTTCACCCTGCTCTATGGCTGCGGCCTGCGCATCGACGAGGCGTTGAGCCTGAACCGGCGCGACATGCCGGCCGACGATACCCTGATGGTGACGGGCAAGGGCAGCAAGCAGCGCATGGTGCCGGTGCTGCCGGTGGTGCGCGACGCCCTGGCCGAGTATGTCGCCGCCTGTCCCTACGCCCTGCCCGCGGACGGCCCGCTGTTCGTCGGGGTGCGCGGCGGCCGGCTCCGGGCCGGCATCGCCCAGAAGCAGATGCGGGAGATCCGGCATCTGATGGGCCTGCCCGACACCGCGACGCCCCATGCCCTGCGCCACAGCTTCGCGACCCATCTGCTGGCCGACGGCAGCGACCTTCGCGCGATCCAGGACCTGCTCGGCCACGCCTCCCTGTCCAGCACCCAGCGCTATACCGAGGTGGACGCGGACCAGATGCTCGGCGTCTACGAGAGCGCCCATCCCCGCGCCCGCAGGAAGCCCGCGGGAGACTAG
- a CDS encoding DUF484 family protein, producing MDALTAEDVAAYLREHPDFLAQHADLVQHLTPPAMAHGKGVVDFQYFMVERLRGEVGRLKEQQRELITTTRANINNQNRIHAAVLFLLDARSFEQLIQTITTDLAVLLDLDVAGLAVEANGDDRPHVHTSGVRVVEAGTVDGWLGKRDVMLYSDTRGDPAIFGAAAGLVRSQALIRIQVSEDTPPGLLAFGSRDPDMFHSGQGTELVCFLGRVIERSIRAWLDLPE from the coding sequence ATGGACGCGCTGACTGCTGAGGATGTCGCGGCATATCTGCGCGAGCATCCCGATTTCCTGGCCCAGCACGCCGACCTTGTCCAGCACCTGACGCCTCCCGCCATGGCGCACGGCAAGGGGGTGGTGGATTTCCAGTACTTCATGGTCGAGCGGCTTCGGGGCGAGGTCGGGCGCCTGAAGGAGCAGCAGCGGGAGCTGATCACCACCACCCGCGCCAACATCAACAACCAGAACCGGATCCATGCCGCCGTGCTGTTCCTGCTGGACGCACGGTCCTTCGAGCAGCTGATCCAGACCATCACGACGGATCTGGCGGTCCTGTTGGATCTTGACGTCGCCGGCCTGGCGGTGGAGGCGAACGGCGACGACCGGCCGCACGTACACACCTCGGGCGTACGGGTGGTCGAGGCGGGTACGGTCGACGGGTGGCTGGGCAAGCGCGACGTGATGCTTTATTCCGACACCCGCGGCGACCCGGCGATCTTCGGCGCCGCGGCCGGGCTGGTACGCTCGCAGGCGCTGATCCGCATCCAGGTCAGCGAGGATACGCCGCCGGGGCTGCTCGCCTTCGGCAGCCGCGATCCCGACATGTTCCATTCCGGCCAGGGGACCGAACTGGTCTGCTTCCTGGGCCGGGTGATCGAGCGCAGCATCCGGGCATGGCTCGACCTGCCGGAGTAA
- the fsa gene encoding fructose-6-phosphate aldolase, with amino-acid sequence MKFFIDTADLAEIRDLADTGLLDGVTTNPSLVAKSGRNFIELVKEICQIVPGPVSAEVAAIDFDTMLAEGKYLATLAPNIAVKVPLTPAGLKVCNILSSGGTMVNVTLCFSAAQALLAAKAGATFISPFVGRLDDIGYDGLSLISDIVQIYDQYPGITTEVLVASIRHPIHITESAKMGAHVATMPPSVLRQLFKHPLTEKGLDQFVADWAGTGQTILDKAAE; translated from the coding sequence ATGAAGTTCTTCATCGATACCGCAGACCTCGCCGAAATCCGGGACCTCGCCGATACCGGCCTCCTGGACGGTGTTACCACCAACCCGTCCCTGGTCGCCAAGTCCGGCCGCAACTTCATCGAGCTGGTCAAGGAAATCTGCCAGATCGTACCCGGCCCGGTGAGCGCCGAGGTCGCCGCGATCGATTTCGACACGATGCTGGCCGAGGGCAAGTACCTGGCGACCCTGGCGCCGAACATCGCGGTCAAGGTGCCGCTGACCCCGGCCGGGCTGAAGGTCTGCAACATCCTGTCGTCCGGCGGCACGATGGTCAATGTCACCTTGTGCTTCTCCGCCGCGCAGGCGCTGCTGGCGGCCAAGGCCGGCGCCACCTTCATCTCCCCCTTCGTCGGCCGGCTGGACGACATCGGTTATGACGGGCTGTCGCTGATCTCCGACATCGTGCAGATCTACGACCAGTATCCCGGCATCACCACCGAAGTGCTCGTCGCCTCGATCCGCCACCCGATCCACATCACCGAGAGCGCCAAGATGGGCGCCCACGTCGCGACCATGCCGCCGTCGGTGCTGCGCCAGCTGTTCAAGCATCCCCTGACCGAGAAGGGCCTGGACCAGTTCGTCGCCGATTGGGCGGGCACTGGACAGACGATTCTGGACAAGGCCGCCGAGTAG
- a CDS encoding primosomal protein N' → MVDQGSSSAPGFDFGDGWEARPSAPKRVSVLLPLPLPEAYDYKVPAGLDVAPGDYVEVPLGPRHLLGVVWGPGAGEVADGKLRPIAQRFDVPPMPEVQRRFIDWVAAYTMAPPGAVLRMALSAIGGMEPPKPVTAYRLGDPGRLAELRMTPARRRVLDLLADGPPRPPAELALDAGCGVGVVRGLADAGVLEPVLLHPTRDLPLPDWSLPGPHLSGEQAAGAAALRARVAADAFSATLLDGVTGSGKTEVYFEGIAAALEAGRQVLVLLPEIALSAQWLERFALRFGAPPHQWHSDLSGAQRRATWRDVATGAARVVVGARSALFLPYPELGLILIDEEHDPSFKQEDGVIYNARDMAVARAHLAGIPIVLVSATPSLESAINAESHRYGRIDLPARHGGASMPEMKLIDLRLDRPPRNRWLAPSLVQALTETFSAGEQGMLFLNRRGYAPLTLCRNCGHRLQCPNCTAWLVEHRLAGKLQCHHCDFTVKLLDVCPSCGAEGSLTACGPGVERIAEEVTQLFPDQRTALMTSDSLVGPHAIREMVRRVQDHEIDLLIGTQVMAKGHHFPMLTLVGVVDADLGLGGGDLRAAERTYQLLQQVAGRAGRAERPGRVFLQTYMPEHPVLQALVSGDRDSFYEREAEERHVHAMPPFGRLAALIVSGEEEGAVEAVARALGRAAPRSETVQVLGPAPAPYALLRGRHRRRLLLKAPRAVSVQPLIADWLARVEVPGTVRVQVDIDPYSFL, encoded by the coding sequence ATGGTGGATCAGGGTTCCAGTTCCGCCCCCGGATTCGATTTCGGCGACGGCTGGGAGGCGCGGCCATCGGCTCCGAAGCGGGTCTCCGTGCTGCTGCCGCTGCCCTTGCCGGAGGCGTACGACTACAAGGTGCCGGCCGGGCTCGACGTGGCGCCCGGCGATTATGTCGAGGTGCCGCTCGGCCCCCGCCACCTGCTGGGCGTCGTCTGGGGACCGGGTGCGGGCGAGGTCGCCGACGGAAAGCTGCGGCCGATCGCCCAGCGGTTCGACGTGCCGCCGATGCCGGAAGTCCAGCGGCGCTTCATCGACTGGGTGGCGGCCTACACCATGGCGCCGCCCGGTGCCGTCCTGCGCATGGCCCTGAGCGCGATCGGCGGCATGGAACCGCCCAAGCCGGTGACCGCCTATCGCCTGGGCGATCCCGGGCGGCTGGCCGAGCTGCGCATGACCCCGGCCCGGCGGCGGGTGCTCGACCTGCTGGCCGACGGGCCGCCGCGTCCCCCGGCCGAGCTGGCGCTGGATGCCGGATGCGGCGTCGGCGTGGTCCGCGGACTGGCCGACGCCGGGGTGCTGGAACCGGTGCTGCTGCATCCCACCCGCGACCTGCCGCTGCCGGACTGGAGCCTTCCCGGCCCCCATCTGTCGGGCGAGCAGGCGGCCGGGGCCGCGGCCCTGCGCGCCCGCGTCGCGGCCGACGCCTTCAGCGCCACCCTGCTGGACGGCGTCACCGGGTCGGGGAAGACGGAGGTCTATTTCGAGGGGATCGCGGCGGCGCTGGAGGCCGGCAGGCAGGTGCTGGTCCTGCTGCCGGAGATCGCCCTGTCGGCCCAGTGGCTGGAGCGGTTCGCCCTCCGCTTCGGAGCGCCGCCGCACCAATGGCACAGCGACCTGTCCGGCGCCCAGCGGCGCGCCACCTGGCGCGACGTGGCGACCGGCGCCGCGCGCGTGGTGGTGGGGGCGAGGTCAGCTCTGTTCCTGCCCTATCCCGAGCTGGGCCTGATCCTGATCGACGAGGAGCACGACCCCTCGTTCAAGCAGGAGGACGGGGTGATCTACAATGCCCGCGACATGGCGGTGGCCCGGGCGCACCTGGCCGGCATCCCGATCGTCCTGGTCTCGGCGACGCCGTCGCTCGAATCGGCGATCAACGCCGAGTCCCACCGCTACGGCCGGATCGACCTGCCGGCCCGCCACGGCGGCGCCAGCATGCCGGAGATGAAGCTGATCGACCTGCGGCTCGACCGGCCGCCGCGCAACCGCTGGCTCGCGCCGTCGCTCGTCCAGGCCTTGACCGAGACCTTCTCCGCGGGGGAACAGGGAATGCTGTTCCTCAACCGGCGGGGCTATGCGCCGCTGACCCTGTGCCGCAACTGCGGCCATCGGCTGCAATGCCCGAACTGCACGGCCTGGCTGGTCGAGCACCGCCTGGCCGGAAAGCTGCAATGCCACCACTGCGACTTCACGGTGAAGCTGCTGGACGTTTGCCCCTCCTGCGGCGCCGAGGGCTCGCTGACCGCCTGCGGTCCCGGCGTGGAGCGGATCGCCGAGGAGGTGACCCAGCTGTTCCCCGACCAGCGCACCGCCCTGATGACCAGCGACAGCCTGGTCGGCCCGCACGCGATCCGCGAGATGGTCCGCCGCGTCCAGGACCACGAGATCGACCTGCTGATCGGCACCCAGGTGATGGCGAAGGGCCACCATTTCCCCATGCTGACGCTGGTCGGCGTGGTCGATGCCGACCTGGGGCTCGGCGGCGGCGACCTGCGCGCGGCCGAGCGGACGTACCAGCTGCTCCAGCAGGTCGCGGGCCGGGCGGGGCGGGCGGAGCGCCCGGGGCGGGTCTTCCTCCAGACCTACATGCCGGAGCATCCGGTGCTCCAGGCGCTGGTGTCGGGCGACCGGGATTCGTTCTACGAGCGCGAGGCGGAGGAGCGCCATGTCCACGCCATGCCGCCGTTCGGCCGGCTGGCCGCGCTGATCGTGTCCGGCGAGGAGGAGGGGGCGGTGGAGGCCGTCGCTCGCGCCCTGGGGCGTGCGGCGCCGCGCTCCGAGACCGTCCAGGTGCTGGGACCCGCGCCGGCGCCCTATGCCCTGTTGCGCGGCCGGCACCGGCGGAGGCTGCTGCTGAAGGCGCCCCGCGCCGTGTCGGTCCAGCCGCTGATCGCCGATTGGCTGGCGCGGGTGGAGGTGCCGGGGACGGTGAGGGTGCAGGTGGATATCGACCCCTACAGCTTTCTATAG
- a CDS encoding BrnT family toxin yields the protein MDLEFEWSEAKRQATLEARGVDFLRMRELFDGRPVVVYLSARGAEERWVSVCRIEDKFFAVVWTIREERIRIISARRARYGEERRYRAVYRIGN from the coding sequence ATGGACCTGGAATTCGAGTGGTCCGAGGCTAAGCGGCAAGCGACGCTTGAAGCGCGTGGGGTGGACTTTCTGCGCATGCGCGAGCTTTTCGATGGAAGACCGGTGGTCGTCTATCTTTCGGCCCGTGGCGCGGAAGAGCGGTGGGTCAGTGTCTGCCGGATCGAGGACAAGTTTTTTGCCGTGGTCTGGACGATCCGGGAAGAGCGTATCCGGATCATTTCCGCCAGGAGGGCAAGGTATGGTGAAGAGAGACGATACCGTGCGGTATACCGCATCGGAAATTGA
- a CDS encoding BrnA antitoxin family protein yields the protein MIARGEDRTDWSREDTDEEIEAQIASDPDLAVPDNWEELSVPGFPFPLPSRENKRQVTVRYDAEVVDFFKAQGRGWQSRMNAVLRAFVESQRNGGRSR from the coding sequence ATGATCGCGAGGGGCGAGGATCGAACCGACTGGTCGCGCGAGGATACCGACGAAGAGATCGAGGCCCAGATCGCTTCCGATCCCGATCTGGCGGTGCCGGACAACTGGGAGGAACTGTCCGTGCCCGGCTTTCCCTTTCCCCTGCCGTCGCGCGAGAACAAGCGCCAGGTCACGGTGCGCTACGACGCCGAGGTGGTGGATTTCTTCAAGGCCCAGGGGCGCGGCTGGCAGAGCCGCATGAACGCCGTGCTGCGCGCCTTCGTGGAAAGCCAGCGGAACGGCGGCCGGTCCCGCTGA
- a CDS encoding F0F1 ATP synthase subunit delta gives MASEGTGVSGLAGRYATALFELADENKALDQVAQDLAAIKQMLVESPELDRMVRSPVLSRGDQSRAMGALLRQAGVSELTQRFVGLVAQNRRLFALRGMIDGYLAELARRRGQMTADVTSAYRLSDPQVQALTDALRAQMGSKIEVRVTVDPSLIGGMIVKVGSRMVDSSVRTKLNKLQIAMKGVG, from the coding sequence GTGGCATCCGAAGGTACAGGAGTATCCGGGCTGGCAGGGCGATACGCGACTGCCCTGTTTGAGCTTGCGGACGAAAACAAGGCGCTGGACCAGGTCGCCCAGGATCTGGCCGCCATCAAGCAGATGCTCGTCGAAAGTCCCGAACTGGACCGTATGGTACGCAGCCCCGTGCTGTCCCGCGGCGACCAGAGCCGGGCGATGGGCGCTCTCCTCCGCCAGGCCGGCGTGTCCGAGCTGACGCAGCGGTTCGTCGGGCTGGTCGCCCAGAACCGCCGGCTGTTCGCGCTGCGCGGCATGATCGACGGCTACCTTGCCGAGCTGGCGCGCCGCCGCGGTCAGATGACCGCCGACGTGACCTCGGCATACCGCCTGTCCGATCCCCAGGTCCAGGCCCTCACAGATGCCCTCAGGGCCCAGATGGGGTCCAAGATCGAGGTCCGGGTCACCGTCGACCCGTCCCTGATCGGCGGCATGATCGTCAAAGTCGGTTCGCGCATGGTCGACAGCTCCGTGCGCACCAAGCTGAACAAGCTGCAAATCGCCATGAAAGGGGTTGGCTGA
- the atpA gene encoding F0F1 ATP synthase subunit alpha, whose product MEIRAAEISAILKQQIANFGNEADVAEVGQVLSVGDGVARVYGLDNVKAGEMVEFPNGLKGMALNLETDNVGVVIFGDDRDIKEGDVVKRTGAIVEVPIGRGLLGRVVDGLGNPIDGKGPLTDVVMSRVEVKAPGIIPRKSVHEPMQTGLKAIDALVPIGRGQRELIIGDRQTGKSAVAIDAFLNQKGINQGDDESKKLYCIYVAVGQKRSTVAQIVKTLEDSGALEYSIVVAATASEPAPLQFLAPYTGCAMGEFFRDNGMHALIVYDDLSKQAVAYRQMSLLLRRPPGREAYPGDVFYLHSRLLERAAKMNDAKGAGSLTALPIIETQAGDVSAYIPTNVISITDGQIFLETGLFYRGIRPAINVGLSVSRVGSAAQIKAMKQVAGTIKLELAQYREMAAFAQFASDLDASTQRLLNRGARLTELLKQGQFSPLPVEEQVVSIFAGVRGYLDKVKVEDVNRFEARLLDDVRSKGANILDAIRTEKALSKETEEKLKGFLDNFSKVFV is encoded by the coding sequence ATGGAAATCCGCGCCGCGGAGATTTCCGCGATCCTCAAGCAACAGATCGCGAATTTCGGGAATGAGGCGGATGTCGCCGAAGTCGGCCAGGTCCTCTCGGTCGGCGACGGCGTCGCCCGCGTTTACGGCCTCGACAACGTCAAGGCCGGCGAGATGGTCGAGTTCCCCAACGGTCTCAAGGGGATGGCGCTGAACCTCGAGACCGACAATGTCGGTGTCGTGATCTTCGGCGACGACCGTGACATCAAGGAAGGCGACGTCGTCAAGCGCACCGGCGCCATCGTCGAGGTTCCGATCGGCCGCGGCCTGCTGGGCCGCGTCGTGGACGGCCTGGGCAACCCGATCGACGGCAAGGGCCCGCTGACCGACGTGGTCATGAGCCGCGTCGAGGTGAAGGCGCCCGGCATCATCCCGCGCAAGTCGGTGCACGAGCCGATGCAGACCGGCCTGAAGGCCATCGACGCGCTGGTTCCGATCGGGCGCGGCCAGCGCGAGCTGATCATCGGCGACCGCCAGACCGGCAAGAGCGCCGTCGCCATCGACGCCTTCCTGAACCAGAAGGGCATCAACCAGGGCGACGACGAGAGCAAGAAGCTCTACTGCATCTATGTCGCCGTCGGCCAGAAGCGCTCGACCGTCGCCCAGATCGTGAAGACGCTGGAAGACTCCGGCGCGCTGGAATACTCGATCGTGGTCGCCGCGACCGCGTCGGAGCCGGCGCCGCTGCAGTTCCTGGCGCCCTACACCGGCTGCGCCATGGGCGAGTTCTTCCGCGACAACGGCATGCATGCGCTGATCGTCTATGACGACCTGTCCAAGCAGGCCGTGGCCTACCGCCAGATGTCGCTGCTGCTGCGCCGTCCGCCGGGACGCGAAGCCTATCCGGGCGACGTGTTCTACCTGCACTCCCGCCTGCTCGAGCGTGCGGCGAAGATGAACGACGCCAAGGGCGCCGGTTCGCTGACGGCATTGCCGATCATCGAGACGCAGGCCGGCGACGTGTCGGCCTACATCCCGACGAACGTCATCTCGATCACCGACGGCCAGATCTTCCTGGAGACCGGCCTGTTCTACCGCGGCATCCGCCCGGCCATCAACGTCGGCCTGTCGGTCAGCCGCGTCGGTTCGGCCGCGCAGATCAAGGCGATGAAGCAGGTCGCCGGCACCATCAAGCTGGAACTGGCCCAGTACCGCGAGATGGCCGCCTTCGCGCAGTTCGCCTCGGACCTGGACGCCTCGACCCAGCGGCTGCTGAACCGCGGCGCCCGCCTGACCGAGCTGCTGAAGCAGGGCCAGTTCTCGCCGCTGCCGGTGGAAGAGCAGGTGGTTTCGATCTTCGCCGGCGTGCGCGGCTACCTCGACAAGGTCAAGGTCGAGGACGTCAACCGGTTCGAAGCCAGGCTGCTGGATGATGTCCGCTCCAAGGGGGCGAACATCCTCGACGCCATCCGCACCGAGAAGGCGCTCTCCAAGGAGACCGAGGAGAAGCTGAAGGGCTTCCTCGACAACTTCTCCAAGGTGTTCGTCTAA
- a CDS encoding F0F1 ATP synthase subunit gamma encodes MPSLKDLKNRISSVKSTQKITAAMKMVAASKLRRAQEQAEAGRPYAERMGRMLASLAANVSSNGEGPKLMTGTGKQDVHLLVVITSDRGLCGGFNGTIVREARRQIARLESEGKTVKVLTVGRKGRDQLRRTNPNSVIQSYEDIGRKRLSFAEADMITAKVLELFDAGEYDVASVIYNKFKSAMTQVVTVQQVIPFAMPEGETAGTQAADQGEAKALYEFEPEEDQILADLLPKNLSIQVYRALLESAASEQGARMTAMDSATRNAGDMINKLTLTYNRTRQAVITKELIEIISGAEAI; translated from the coding sequence ATGCCAAGCCTTAAGGACCTTAAAAACCGTATCTCCAGCGTCAAGTCGACGCAGAAGATCACGGCCGCCATGAAGATGGTCGCCGCCTCCAAGCTGCGCCGCGCGCAGGAACAGGCGGAGGCCGGCCGTCCCTACGCCGAGCGCATGGGCCGTATGCTCGCGTCGCTCGCCGCCAACGTGTCGAGCAACGGCGAAGGTCCGAAGCTGATGACCGGTACCGGAAAGCAGGACGTGCACCTGCTGGTCGTCATCACGTCGGACCGTGGCCTGTGCGGCGGCTTCAACGGAACCATCGTGCGCGAGGCGCGGCGCCAGATCGCCCGGCTCGAAAGCGAGGGGAAGACCGTCAAGGTGCTGACCGTCGGCCGCAAAGGCCGCGACCAGCTGCGCCGGACCAACCCGAACAGCGTCATCCAGTCCTACGAGGATATCGGGCGCAAGCGGCTGTCGTTCGCCGAGGCCGACATGATCACCGCCAAGGTGCTCGAGCTGTTCGATGCCGGCGAGTACGACGTGGCGTCGGTGATCTACAACAAGTTCAAGTCGGCGATGACCCAGGTCGTCACCGTCCAGCAGGTGATCCCGTTCGCCATGCCGGAAGGCGAGACCGCCGGGACCCAGGCCGCCGATCAGGGCGAGGCGAAGGCGCTGTACGAGTTCGAGCCGGAGGAGGACCAGATCCTCGCCGACCTGCTGCCGAAGAACCTGTCGATCCAGGTCTATCGCGCGCTGCTCGAAAGCGCCGCCAGCGAGCAGGGCGCCCGGATGACCGCGATGGACAGCGCCACCCGCAACGCCGGCGACATGATCAACAAGCTGACGCTGACCTACAACCGGACCCGCCAGGCCGTCATCACCAAGGAGCTGATCGAGATCATCTCCGGTGCCGAGGCGATCTAA
- the atpD gene encoding F0F1 ATP synthase subunit beta has product MPSNAIGKITQITGAVVDVQFEADLPAILNALHTQNEGKTLVLEVAQHLGENTVRAIAMDTTDGLVRGQSVTDTGSPISVPVGPATLGRILNVIGEPIDERGEVGNTSTLPIHRSAPDFVDQSTEAQVLVTGIKVIDLLAPYAKGGKIGLFGGAGVGKTVTIMELINNVAKAHGGVSVFAGVGERTREGNDLYHEMIEGGVIKTDGPGSKVALVYGQMNEPPGARARVGLTGLTLAEYFRDEEGQDVLFFVDNIFRFTQAGSEVSALLGRIPSAVGYQPTLATDMGALQERITSTKKGSITSVQAIYVPADDLTDPAPATSFAHLDATTVLSRSIAEMAIFPAVDPLDSTSRILDPRVVGDEHYQVARSVQKVLQTYKSLQDIIAILGMDELSEDDKLVVARARKIQRFLSQPFHVAEVFTGTPGVLVSLEDTIKGFKGIVNGEYDHLPEAAFYMVGKIEEAVEKARKMAAEAA; this is encoded by the coding sequence ATGCCCAGCAATGCCATCGGCAAGATCACACAGATCACCGGCGCGGTCGTCGACGTCCAGTTCGAAGCCGACCTGCCCGCGATCCTGAACGCCCTGCATACCCAGAACGAGGGCAAGACGCTGGTGCTCGAAGTGGCCCAGCACCTGGGTGAGAACACCGTCCGCGCGATCGCGATGGACACGACCGACGGCCTCGTCCGCGGCCAGTCGGTCACCGACACCGGCAGCCCGATCTCGGTGCCGGTCGGCCCGGCCACCCTGGGCCGCATCCTGAACGTGATCGGCGAGCCGATCGACGAGCGCGGCGAGGTCGGCAACACCTCGACCCTCCCGATCCACCGCTCCGCCCCGGACTTCGTCGACCAGTCGACCGAAGCCCAGGTCCTGGTCACGGGCATCAAGGTCATCGACCTGCTGGCGCCCTACGCCAAGGGCGGCAAGATCGGCCTGTTCGGCGGCGCCGGCGTCGGCAAGACCGTCACCATCATGGAGCTGATCAACAACGTCGCGAAGGCGCACGGCGGCGTGTCGGTCTTCGCGGGCGTGGGCGAGCGGACCCGCGAGGGCAACGACCTCTACCACGAGATGATCGAGGGCGGCGTCATCAAGACCGACGGCCCGGGCTCCAAGGTGGCGCTGGTCTATGGCCAGATGAACGAGCCGCCGGGCGCCCGCGCGCGCGTCGGCCTGACCGGCCTGACCCTGGCGGAGTATTTCCGCGACGAGGAAGGCCAGGACGTGCTGTTCTTCGTGGACAACATCTTCCGCTTCACCCAGGCGGGTTCGGAAGTGTCCGCGCTGCTCGGCCGCATCCCCTCCGCGGTGGGTTACCAGCCGACGCTGGCGACCGACATGGGCGCCCTGCAGGAGCGCATCACCTCCACCAAGAAGGGCTCGATCACCTCGGTGCAGGCGATCTACGTGCCGGCCGACGACTTGACCGACCCGGCGCCCGCCACCTCGTTCGCCCACCTGGACGCCACCACCGTGCTGTCGCGCTCGATCGCCGAAATGGCGATCTTCCCGGCCGTGGACCCGCTGGACAGCACCAGCCGGATCCTCGACCCGCGCGTCGTCGGCGATGAGCACTACCAGGTCGCCCGCTCGGTCCAGAAGGTCCTGCAGACCTACAAGTCGCTGCAGGACATCATCGCGATCCTGGGCATGGACGAGCTGTCGGAAGACGACAAGCTGGTCGTCGCCCGCGCCCGCAAGATCCAGCGCTTCCTGTCGCAGCCGTTCCACGTCGCCGAGGTGTTCACCGGCACCCCGGGCGTGCTGGTCAGCCTGGAAGACACGATCAAGGGCTTCAAGGGCATCGTCAACGGCGAGTACGACCATCTTCCCGAGGCCGCCTTCTACATGGTCGGCAAGATCGAGGAAGCGGTCGAGAAGGCCCGCAAGATGGCCGCCGAGGCCGCGTAA
- a CDS encoding F0F1 ATP synthase subunit epsilon → MADKVEFELVSPEKLLVSQPVDMVVVPGGEGNFGVLAGHAPMITTVRPGVIDIFEGDRVVDRIFVAGGFAEVTETRCTVLAEQATNLSELDRAAVEQEVRDVGEDVEDAKSDSERAAAEGRLAVARAKLEAITGTTAH, encoded by the coding sequence ATGGCCGACAAAGTCGAGTTCGAGCTGGTTTCGCCGGAAAAGCTGCTGGTCTCCCAGCCGGTCGACATGGTCGTGGTGCCGGGCGGCGAGGGTAACTTCGGTGTGCTGGCCGGTCACGCGCCGATGATCACCACGGTGCGCCCCGGCGTCATCGACATCTTCGAGGGGGACCGGGTCGTCGACCGGATCTTCGTCGCCGGCGGCTTCGCCGAGGTGACCGAGACCCGCTGCACCGTCCTGGCCGAGCAGGCGACCAACCTGAGCGAACTGGACCGCGCCGCGGTCGAGCAGGAGGTCAGGGACGTGGGCGAAGACGTGGAGGACGCCAAGTCGGACAGCGAGCGCGCCGCGGCGGAGGGCCGTCTGGCGGTCGCCCGCGCCAAGCTCGAGGCGATCACCGGCACCACCGCGCACTGA